A single window of Marinobacter sp. SS13-12 DNA harbors:
- a CDS encoding J domain-containing protein: MNCWEILGIEPTRDRARIDAAYERQEKFASEEELERLRQAYREATGGESVVSGVEPENREEANQASEQAEPAELDASEQQIVREVVIQIRALLNDSRRSSDPQIWKAILGEPPADQPRIRKEIGRALEQQVRPMAENGTFPAPVVEFLAGWFDWYSLRDAPELQAEDETFSDRPDADQGPQEELPPQMVNFWPAVIGWIVGLAILATLFSGMGGGG, translated from the coding sequence ATGAATTGTTGGGAAATATTGGGTATTGAGCCCACCCGTGACCGGGCCCGGATTGATGCCGCTTACGAGCGGCAGGAGAAGTTTGCTTCTGAGGAGGAGCTGGAACGCTTGCGTCAGGCCTATCGTGAAGCCACTGGCGGCGAGTCTGTCGTGTCCGGGGTCGAACCGGAAAACAGGGAAGAGGCAAACCAGGCTTCGGAGCAGGCCGAACCGGCCGAGCTGGATGCGTCTGAGCAGCAGATTGTGCGGGAAGTGGTTATTCAGATCCGCGCCCTGCTCAATGATTCCCGCCGCAGCAGCGACCCGCAAATCTGGAAGGCCATTCTTGGTGAGCCGCCAGCGGATCAGCCCCGAATAAGGAAAGAAATAGGCCGCGCCCTGGAACAGCAGGTACGGCCGATGGCCGAGAATGGCACGTTCCCGGCGCCTGTGGTGGAGTTTCTGGCAGGTTGGTTTGACTGGTACAGCCTTCGCGATGCGCCTGAACTCCAGGCTGAGGATGAAACTTTTTCCGATAGACCCGATGCAGACCAGGGGCCCCAGGAAGAGTTGCCGCCCCAGATGGTCAACTTCTGGCCTGCGGTCATCGGCTGGATTGTAGGCCTGGCAATCCTGGCGACCTTATTCAGTGGAATGGGCGGAGGTGGCTGA